atcatttctCTATCTTTCTATGATGTTCTATACCAAGCTGTTATGTTATATTATGTAtattaaacaaataaagaaagctaAGTCATGTGTTACACTTTAATAGAACACGAcaggcatttgagaacactagATACATGTAGAAAACATGAGTTGCAGGCGAGTGTCTTCTACATGTCTCAAGTTATAGTACTTATCTTGGCTCCTTGGGGGGTTTTGTAAATTGCTCTTGTTTCTTGGCTCAATTTTTAACTCCAGATGAATAAAACTGGAATAAAAATGGTTAATGAAACTTTTGGTGTACTCCTGGTTTGTAAGGGCAATGTAAAGTGGTAATATGGTAATAATGtttaattcttatttttcactttttacaTTTAAGCATTGTGTGGGCAAGGAATCTGATATCTGATGTTTTAAGTAGCAGattgtttgatttgttttgtcaGCGTATGAGAAGGGTTTTCTTTGTGAAAGAACTGTCCAGAGTCATTGTCATCAGTGTGAACAGAACCAGTGTAGGGATTTGTTTGCAATGCCTACCCACGGATAACAAGACCACACTTGATGAAGCACACAGAACATCACTGTAAACTGGTTCCTTCCATGACTCACTCTTATAACCTACATTGGATAAGTTACATAACTGAAAGAGACGAAAGATAGCTTTTAACAAGTACTCCTGATATATATCGTTAATATTGTAGTAAAGTATGAATAGAAGAACTATGCTGGCATTTTGgacagaaaaagtaaaaaatgtcaaggaaaattgtttgaacTGCTCTCTTGAGTCTAAAGCTGGcgataaacaaattattgtacCATTTAAGAATGTCGTTTTGAATTTCCATCCTGTCAAATATGAAAGTGTGTGCATCGTGGTGAAACAATCGATTATGTATTCCCCTGAGATACTTGCTCGGGATCGTGTTCCAGGAGGGGAGGGGTTGAGATTTTGAGGAACTGTGAGCTGGGTAACCTGGGGCCAACAGTGACCACAAGACAGTTGAGAGAAACCTGGGAATTGGGGCATTATACTGCCTGGTTACAAAGTGGAACGTTGAACATTCGACCAAACTGAACAAGATAACTCACTTTACCACTACAATTTTTGGCGGAGGAGATCGAAACAGGAACAGACAAGGAGCTATAGAATGGCTGAATCAGATGAACTAAACCGACGAAATGAACTGGAAGCAGAGATGTCTCGGTAATGGACGTTGTTTTCATGTGGTTCATAGGGGCACCTTGAATTCGAAGTTAGatcaaaaatttatttttattacatggAGTATCCTTCAAATGACTATTGAAAGCCTTGACGAGGAAAGTGCTCGTAATTTGCCACAAACGACCGGATATGTGGTTTACAATATCTTCACTTCcagcaataattatgattTTGTCTGTTATTATTGAACACTTCATAACGTTGTGGAAGAAAATCTGGTGTAATCAGAGATAAgtgaaacaatatttttattttcagatttgagCAAGAAATTGCAGAAAACCCTGTTGCAAGACCAGTTATTGCAACCAACACTTTTCGTATGGCATCGAAAGCAATTGAAAATGCACCAAAACCCACTGCTCAGGAGCACCAGGCCAGTCATTTTACCCCAAGACCCTTACTACAATCCTCTAATGTTCCACCCCATAATGTACAAACGCCACTTGTTCAAGGACCTTTGAATCGACTCCCTCCCCCCATGCAGGTTCAAATGCAACATCCTGTGCATGGCCCTCCAAACCAATTACGTCCACCCCCAATGCCACAGAATATGAACCCTCCACCTGGGGTCCCTCAGATGGTGCCCCAGATGGTCTCTAACCAGACACTTCAAGTAGGCCCTGTTATGAGACCTGTCAATATGCCAATGGTGTCTGTGCCAATGCCTGTGGGGTTGCCTGTCGCTGGGACAGTTCCCACATCAGTTCCAGTCATGACAGCTGAGGAACAAAGAGAATGGGAATCAACTTATACTCAAGGAGCATCAGaggtaaaagagaaaaaaaagaaagagaaaaagtttgTGAGAGTCGCGGGAGACACTGTGTGGGAGGATAATTCTCTAGCTGAATGGGAACAGGGTAAgaaagtaataatttattgatttattatCTGTTTATAATGCTGCAAAAACGTATTCCAGTACTTTCTCTGAGATTTGATCATAATGTTACCTGCTTTGGGGTGGTCTGTTGTCTTGTGTATGACTGAAGTCATGTTTGGATTACCTTTTTGCTCTTTGGCTCCAAGTATATGGTAACTTAATCTTATTGGTGCCACtgacttaaaataatttgttgaACACCAAATGTCCCATCTATTCTTCAGCCATTGTCAGCTGAAGGAGTGGTTGATGCTGTTGTATATAACAACTAAGAACTGCAAAATAAGTTGTTTCTagtcagttttttaaaaacagTTTCCCTTAACTGGACTAGAGGCTTCAAGGGCTCATTTTTTGGTTTGGGACCATGTaggattttctgtttttcttcataCTTTTAAGAAAGAATGGTCATTTTTCTAGTTATTTTACAAATGAgtagaattattattattataactttgTCGCTCTTGTCCCCATGCAAAGGCACTGTGCAAAAAATGATGGCCTCTTGCGATTTGAACAACTGCAAGCCCAAGAAGCACAcattttcaataatattattaatgataaGAAATGTCATTATTGATACCGAAAGTAATAAGTGATGGTTTGGAATGAAAGGATTAGTTTCTAAGGGCGCGTTCTTTTGGGATCAATCTGGAATAAGATTAATTCAAATAATACGAGTAAGCGTTTTTTTGGGAGCTAATTCTCTGGATTTCCATTCCGGCTATTCTGCTCCCAGGAGCAAAATAACCGGAATATATTCCGGAATAAATTCCAGAAtatattcttattccggaatatcCCAAACGAACGCACCCTAAAAAAAGTTGTGGTGTTGTGTCAATGAGGACataaagcatgaaaatttggtatcaaaccaGTTGACAAGGGTAAAATTACCTCTGTAAGAAGATCTTATAGCACTTGTGCTGAGTGTTACTGCTTCACGAGTCCTTAACTTTTAAGAAGCTCTGAAAGGGCGTGAAAGGTCAGCCTTGTAATCTtacagtggtaatttgaccaaCATCAACAAATTTGATACCAAATCTTACAAGTTTGCTTGTTATGCTGTCACTATTTTTATCTTGGTTTGGTGCTAATCTCTGCTCCAAGCGACTTTATTGTGTTTGCCTTAAGCTGAAGTGCAGCTTATTTTTTCAGATGACTCTCTAATCTCTGCTGCAAACAACTTTATTGTGTTTGCTTAAAGCTGAAGTGTGGTTTACTTTTTCAGATGACTTTAGAGTATTTTGTGGTGATCTGGGCAATGAAGTAACTGATGAAATTCTAACGAGAACATTTGCTAAGTATCCATCTTTGCTAAAGGCCAAAGTTGTTCGGgataagaagacaaataaAAGCAAGGGATATGGTTTTCTAAGCTTTAAAGATCCAAACGATTTTGCTAAAGCAATGAGAGAGATGAATGGTAAGTCCAAATACTGCAATTTGTAATGTTGTTAATGACAGGTgtcttgattttatttgaagCATTGTGTATTAAAAGTCTTGAACACCCAGTTTCACAGTAAataatcaaatttttttttgtgggttTAGGTAAATATGTTGGGAATCGACCAATCAAACTAAGGAAGAGTACTTGGAAAGATCGAAATATAGAGATAGcaaagaagaagcagaaggagaagaaacgtTTGGGTTACAGATAACACAAAATCTCGGCAGGGTGTTTTAAGTGATGGCCTCAGGGGGATTGTTTATCCTTTTTCTCTTTACCTCTAATGGCTTTCCTGTAGCCAACTAAGGCATTTATCATTCCTCAAGTGAGGCTCCCTCCAATACCTAAAAAGAGACTTATCCAAACTCCTAGAGATCTTAGACACTCAAAACAGGACAATATTGTTGTCTCCCATTTCCACTGTTTAAGGAATGACAAACAATTCTTTAGGTCGGCAACAGTCcactttgtttcaaaagtttctCTTTGCAGGGACATCTCTCCTTAATTTTGGAAGCCATGTCATTCAATATTGCTTGAGTGTTTTCCTTCGTATGACTTGGCAACAatgggccttttgcagctgagcaatcacgtggtacaaaatcgccatactggagggcaaaattatgacgcactgggacatgttgaacaaagaaaattcgaatttggtggctttctttaacatgtcccagtgcgtcatttgctctccagtatggcgattttgtaccatgtgattgctcagctgcaaaaggcccatTTAAAAATTGAGAAGTAAACTTATCAAGATTCATCTCAGGACATCTCTGTGTATTTGTACATATTGATATTTGCATAGTTCAGAAACCCATCATTAGAAACCCGTCTGGTTGCCTGCTTTTAGTAGCAAGTAAGTAGTTGGGTATCGAGTTTCCAAAACTAGACGAGTTAGTGTTCAGAACTACTAGGTTTGCCTCTTTAACCAGACCTTGGTTGTCCAAATGTTGGATTGTGTCATCCTTTCTTGTCATCCTTTTTGTCATCCAGCGGATAACTCACTATCCTCCGTTGGTATAAGTGCCACTGAATACTactgagttatccagtggatagtgattt
This sequence is a window from Acropora palmata chromosome 9, jaAcrPala1.3, whole genome shotgun sequence. Protein-coding genes within it:
- the LOC141892510 gene encoding RNA-binding protein 42-like, whose translation is MAESDELNRRNELEAEMSRFEQEIAENPVARPVIATNTFRMASKAIENAPKPTAQEHQASHFTPRPLLQSSNVPPHNVQTPLVQGPLNRLPPPMQVQMQHPVHGPPNQLRPPPMPQNMNPPPGVPQMVPQMVSNQTLQVGPVMRPVNMPMVSVPMPVGLPVAGTVPTSVPVMTAEEQREWESTYTQGASEVKEKKKKEKKFVRVAGDTVWEDNSLAEWEQDDFRVFCGDLGNEVTDEILTRTFAKYPSLLKAKVVRDKKTNKSKGYGFLSFKDPNDFAKAMREMNGKYVGNRPIKLRKSTWKDRNIEIAKKKQKEKKRLGYR